The stretch of DNA GTAAATGTACTTGAGTGCAAACatctgtgggtgcaaatgtgctgtCATCTCTATATGTATAGTTATTATAAACTTATACTTTAATTGAGTGCTCGTAACGTTTCTTTTGAAACACGGAAACATTGATTTCGTCCGTCACTGCACTACATAAATGACGATATGGTTTAAATGTGCATATGCCTTCACTTCAGACAAAAAAAAGAAAGACATTGAGATACACAAAAGAAACGCAGTTGAAATATCCGATCTTTTAATATATTGCCAACCAGTTGCTTTTAAGGAAGAGAGATTCAATAAACGTATGTGGTCTTTCCTACACCTGTAAAAACTATATTACATAGACATACATGAAACATCCCCTGAGTCGGACTCCATTTACTCCATTAACTCGTTCCTGACTATGTATAAATAATAAAGCttaatgttttaatttaaatataagcAATTCAGTATTCgtccaaaataatattttccaaaacagtagatgaaatgattttatctagcttttatattgacgcaataattaaatctgaaaaaaagtattttcagttggttttcatttttacattttagTTTCAATTTAAAGCATTTATGCTCTGTATAGTTGTAGTCCTAAAGTGCATCTTACTGAGTGCTTTACTTTTTGCGTTTGGTAATTTTGAACATTGCCAAGTGCATTCTGTTAGACATGTTTATTTTTAGAGAATGGTTCCCCATACGAAATGTCATCTTTTCCCGAGAACAAGGCAGAAAGACTTGCAAGCCGGGAGAAAGCTCATCAATCCATTTCATACAATCAACGGCAACTTTCAAGAATATATCCAAAAGGAGCTCGAGTCGATTCGTCTAATTATAATCCGATTCCAATGTGGATCTGTGGATGTCAGCTTGTTGCGTTAAACTTTCAAACTCCCGGTAACGTATCACAGTTTTTTATTCAAAGGATTAACTATtgattctaaaaataataaaataaaaagtatttcaTATATAAGTATTTTCACTTCAGATAAATCAATGCAGTTAAATCAAGCGAGATTTGCTGAAAACGGCCAATGTGGATTTGTTCTCAAACCATTAATATTTTCTGACTCAAATTACAATCCGTATCTGAAAAACCATCTTCTTGACGTTGATCCACTGGTAATTAACGTACAAGTacgtatttcatttttttatatctgtgaataatttttaatattccaacaaatattataatttttttgtttgtcttCGATGTGAAGCACATTTAAAAGAGGATGATTTGTTATAGATTATTGCAGGACGACATTTGCCAAAGTCTGGGCGAGGTATATCTTGTCTATTTGTTGAAGTCGAAATATTAGGATGTGAATACGACTGTCAGAAATTTAAAACAGCAAAACAAGGCAAGAAAAATATGTGTTTTGTTTAAAAGGATGTGCCTCATACAAAATCATCGACtttaataaaagtatttttacaCAGATGAAAATGGGTTAAATCCGGTATTTCAAGAATCATTCGAGTTTGCAATTCACTGCCCAGTGCAGTCTTTAATACGGTTTGCAGTTTTTGATCA from Styela clava chromosome 14, kaStyClav1.hap1.2, whole genome shotgun sequence encodes:
- the LOC144432011 gene encoding 1-phosphatidylinositol 4,5-bisphosphate phosphodiesterase gamma-1-like; its protein translation is MSSFPENKAERLASREKAHQSISYNQRQLSRIYPKGARVDSSNYNPIPMWICGCQLVALNFQTPDKSMQLNQARFAENGQCGFVLKPLIFSDSNYNPYLKNHLLDVDPLVINVQIIAGRHLPKSGRGISCLFVEVEILGCEYDCQKFKTAKQDENGLNPVFQESFEFAIHCPVQSLIRFAVFDQDMFGYPNLIAQCTLPVRCLRTGFRSVPLKNLFSEELELASLLVHIAIRNLKKEDEELYNTVGELREVSKELQQSLSALDPSSEDFQILNKQLCEIQKRIFSATEQMKKRNIEQFRSHRSNPKVQNTTR